Proteins found in one Clostridium kluyveri DSM 555 genomic segment:
- a CDS encoding phosphodiester glycosidase family protein, with amino-acid sequence MKKRETGGKKKKSFWKLVICFLVFEFIFTGMTAPFLVFYGPFENVKRTIVGAAMTTLSHQYIAKIFLSDNEIKKILSGNTAEQIQQDDSGTLEFKNEHDSSIEMEEVSDGKKFKGYMLIVHDPTRVKVGYSKKLGVAGELTSKIAKDNNAVAAINGGGFTDRSSEDSEWTGTGGKPTGILMSKGNVISNDINDDDQKTQAMAITNKGQLLVGSYSLNEMKEKGVTEAISFEPALVVNGKGTIKSGDGGWGIAPRTAIGQREDGAMLFLVIDGRQTKSIGASLKDVQNIMLEYGAVNAINLDGGSSSTMYYEGEVINNPCDPLGERSIPSIVYVEK; translated from the coding sequence ATGAAAAAAAGGGAAACTGGAGGTAAAAAGAAGAAGTCATTTTGGAAACTTGTAATTTGTTTTTTAGTGTTTGAATTTATATTTACAGGTATGACAGCTCCTTTTTTGGTATTTTATGGTCCTTTTGAGAATGTAAAAAGGACTATAGTAGGTGCTGCCATGACAACTTTAAGCCATCAGTATATTGCAAAAATATTTTTGTCGGATAATGAAATAAAAAAGATATTGAGTGGAAATACAGCAGAACAAATACAACAGGATGATTCAGGAACTCTGGAGTTTAAAAATGAACATGACAGCAGTATAGAGATGGAAGAAGTAAGTGATGGTAAAAAATTTAAGGGATATATGCTTATAGTACATGATCCTACTAGGGTTAAGGTAGGCTATAGCAAGAAGCTAGGAGTAGCAGGAGAACTTACAAGTAAGATTGCAAAGGATAATAATGCTGTAGCGGCCATAAATGGTGGAGGATTTACAGATAGATCTTCTGAAGATAGTGAATGGACCGGTACTGGTGGAAAACCTACAGGTATACTTATGAGTAAGGGAAATGTCATATCTAATGATATAAATGATGATGACCAAAAAACTCAGGCAATGGCAATTACAAATAAAGGACAGCTTCTTGTGGGAAGTTACAGCTTAAATGAAATGAAAGAAAAGGGAGTTACAGAAGCTATATCCTTTGAACCTGCACTAGTGGTAAATGGAAAAGGAACTATAAAATCTGGGGATGGCGGTTGGGGAATTGCCCCTAGAACTGCCATAGGTCAAAGAGAAGATGGTGCTATGCTGTTTCTTGTTATAGATGGAAGACAGACTAAAAGTATAGGAGCCTCTTTAAAGGATGTTCAGAATATAATGCTTGAATATGGTGCTGTAAATGCTATAAATTTAGATGGAGGTTCTTCTTCTACCATGTACTATGAAGGAGAAGTAATAAATAATCCCTGCGATCCTTTAGGTGAAAGATCAATACCTTCTATTGTGTATGTAGAGAAATAA